The Geotalea uraniireducens Rf4 genome window below encodes:
- a CDS encoding efflux RND transporter permease subunit has protein sequence MSRFFINRPIFAWVIAIVIMLTGLLAIKALPVSQYPPIAPPQISINAMYPGASAQTVQDTVTQVIEQKMNGIDNLLYMSSTSDSAGAVAINLTFKAGTDPNVAQVQVQNKLQLAVPLLPQVVQRQGIQVVKSTRNFLLIAGLVSEDGTLSRNDLTDYMVSNIQDIISRVQGVGEVTVFGSQNAMRIWLNPDKLNNYRLTPNDVITALQAQNAQVSAGQLGGMPASQGQQLNATITARSLLQTPEQFDAIVLRTNPDGSTVKLKDVAESKVGTENYEMLARYKGKPVAAMALRLAAGANALDTAERVKAKMAELEKFCPPGVKVVYPYDTTPFVKISIEEVLHTLIEAVFLVFIVMFLFLQNIRATLIPTIAVPVVLLGTMGVLFASGFSINTLTMFALVIVIGLLVDDAIVVVENVERIMSEEGLPPREATIKSMGQITSALIGIATVLTAVFVPMAFFPGSTGVIYRQFSITIVSAMILSVLVALILTPALCATLLKPVPTGHSPGESGWFRGFFRRFNRLFDRSRGRYEGLVRRSFGKPVRYLVIYGTIVVVMVVLFVRRPTAFLPDEDQGFIICQVQLPAGATQERTLKVIEQLEQHFLEKETKAVDSLITVAGFSFAGRGQNMGLAFVKLKDWKLRQTPDLKAQAVAGRAMGAFSRIKDGMAFAFAPPAVIELGMANGFDFQLQDRGGMGHDKLMEARNQLLGMAMKNPKLMAVRPNGQDDTPQFKLDIDDVRAGSLGVSVTDINNVLSTAWGSAYVNDFIQNGRVKKVYLQSEAKYRMVPEDIGKWYVRNNRGEMVPFSAFATPRWQYGSPRLERYNGIPSMEIQGQAAPGVSTGEAMAEMERMASKLPEGIGYEWTGLSYEEKKAGAQAPALYAISLLVVFLAVAALYESWTIPFVNLLMLPLGLVGAVTAVSLRMLPNDIYLQIGLLTTIGLSTKNAILIIQFIKDQMQQGLGLMEATLAAVKIRLRPVIMTSLAFFFGTLPLALTKGAGAGAQNAIGTAVTGGLLSATFIDLIFIPFFFVLVSRLFARKRAEQPSVEPATATPAPEGS, from the coding sequence ATGTCCAGGTTCTTCATAAACAGACCCATCTTCGCCTGGGTCATCGCCATCGTCATCATGCTGACAGGCCTGCTGGCGATCAAGGCGCTGCCGGTCTCTCAGTACCCTCCCATCGCGCCACCGCAGATCTCCATAAACGCCATGTATCCGGGGGCGTCGGCCCAGACCGTGCAGGACACGGTCACCCAGGTCATCGAGCAGAAGATGAACGGGATCGACAACCTCCTCTACATGTCGTCCACCAGCGACTCGGCCGGGGCGGTCGCGATCAACCTCACCTTCAAGGCGGGTACCGACCCGAACGTGGCCCAGGTGCAGGTGCAGAACAAGCTCCAGCTCGCCGTGCCGCTCCTCCCCCAGGTGGTGCAGCGCCAGGGGATACAGGTGGTCAAATCGACCCGGAACTTCCTGTTGATCGCCGGCCTCGTCTCCGAGGACGGAACGCTCAGCCGGAACGATCTCACCGACTACATGGTCTCCAACATCCAGGACATCATCAGTCGGGTGCAGGGGGTCGGAGAGGTGACGGTCTTCGGCTCCCAGAACGCCATGCGGATCTGGCTGAACCCCGACAAGCTGAATAACTACAGGCTCACCCCCAACGACGTGATCACCGCGCTCCAAGCGCAGAATGCCCAGGTTTCCGCCGGCCAGCTGGGCGGCATGCCGGCCAGCCAGGGACAGCAGCTGAATGCCACCATTACCGCCCGGTCGCTCCTGCAGACCCCGGAGCAGTTCGACGCCATCGTGCTCCGCACCAACCCCGACGGCTCCACGGTCAAGCTCAAGGACGTGGCCGAGAGCAAGGTCGGCACCGAAAACTACGAGATGCTGGCCCGCTACAAGGGGAAACCGGTCGCCGCCATGGCGCTCAGGCTCGCGGCCGGCGCCAATGCGCTGGACACCGCCGAGCGGGTGAAGGCGAAGATGGCGGAGCTGGAAAAGTTCTGTCCCCCCGGCGTGAAGGTCGTCTACCCCTACGACACCACCCCGTTCGTGAAGATCTCCATCGAGGAGGTGCTCCATACCCTGATCGAGGCGGTCTTCCTGGTCTTCATCGTGATGTTCCTCTTCCTGCAGAACATCCGGGCCACCCTGATCCCCACCATCGCCGTGCCGGTGGTCCTCTTGGGCACCATGGGGGTGCTGTTCGCCAGCGGTTTCTCCATCAATACCCTGACCATGTTCGCCCTGGTGATCGTCATCGGCCTCCTGGTGGACGACGCCATCGTGGTGGTGGAGAACGTGGAACGGATCATGTCCGAGGAGGGGCTCCCCCCCCGTGAGGCGACCATCAAGTCCATGGGACAGATCACCAGCGCCCTTATCGGAATCGCCACCGTGCTGACGGCGGTCTTCGTGCCGATGGCGTTTTTCCCCGGATCTACCGGCGTCATCTACCGCCAGTTCTCCATCACCATCGTCTCCGCCATGATCCTGTCCGTTCTTGTGGCACTGATCCTCACCCCGGCCCTCTGCGCGACCCTGCTCAAGCCGGTGCCGACGGGGCATTCGCCGGGAGAGTCCGGCTGGTTCAGGGGGTTCTTCCGCCGGTTCAACAGACTGTTCGACCGCAGCAGGGGACGGTACGAGGGGCTCGTCCGCCGCTCGTTCGGGAAGCCGGTGCGCTACCTGGTCATTTACGGAACCATCGTCGTCGTGATGGTGGTACTCTTCGTACGGCGTCCCACCGCCTTCCTTCCGGACGAGGACCAGGGGTTCATCATCTGCCAGGTGCAGCTCCCGGCCGGGGCGACCCAGGAACGGACCCTGAAGGTGATCGAGCAGCTGGAGCAGCACTTCCTGGAGAAGGAGACAAAGGCGGTCGATTCGCTGATCACCGTTGCCGGCTTCAGCTTTGCCGGCCGCGGCCAGAACATGGGGCTTGCCTTCGTCAAGCTCAAGGACTGGAAACTCCGGCAAACCCCCGATCTCAAGGCGCAGGCCGTCGCCGGCCGGGCAATGGGGGCCTTCTCCAGGATCAAGGACGGGATGGCCTTCGCCTTTGCGCCGCCGGCGGTGATCGAACTGGGGATGGCCAACGGCTTCGACTTCCAGCTGCAGGACCGCGGCGGGATGGGGCACGACAAGCTGATGGAGGCTCGAAACCAGCTCCTCGGCATGGCAATGAAAAACCCTAAGCTGATGGCGGTCCGCCCCAACGGCCAGGACGACACCCCGCAATTCAAGCTCGACATCGACGACGTGCGCGCCGGCAGCCTGGGTGTGTCGGTCACCGACATCAACAACGTGCTTTCCACCGCCTGGGGAAGCGCCTATGTCAACGACTTCATCCAGAACGGCCGGGTGAAGAAGGTCTATCTCCAGTCAGAGGCGAAATACCGGATGGTGCCGGAGGATATCGGCAAATGGTATGTCCGCAACAACCGGGGGGAGATGGTCCCCTTCTCCGCCTTCGCCACACCCCGCTGGCAGTATGGCTCGCCGCGCCTGGAGCGCTACAACGGGATCCCCTCCATGGAGATCCAGGGGCAGGCGGCGCCGGGCGTCAGCACCGGCGAGGCGATGGCCGAGATGGAGCGGATGGCATCAAAGCTCCCCGAGGGGATCGGCTACGAGTGGACCGGCCTCTCCTACGAGGAGAAGAAGGCGGGAGCCCAGGCGCCGGCGCTCTATGCCATCTCACTCCTGGTGGTGTTTCTTGCCGTAGCGGCCCTGTACGAAAGCTGGACCATCCCCTTCGTCAACCTGCTGATGCTGCCGCTGGGGCTCGTGGGAGCGGTCACCGCGGTTTCCTTGCGGATGCTCCCCAACGACATCTATCTCCAGATCGGGCTCCTCACCACCATTGGGCTTTCCACGAAGAACGCCATCCTGATCATCCAGTTCATCAAGGACCAGATGCAGCAGGGGCTTGGATTGATGGAGGCCACCCTGGCGGCGGTGAAGATCAGGCTGCGGCCGGTCATTATGACGTCACTGGCGTTCTTTTTCGGCACACTCCCCCTGGCCCTGACCAAGGGGGCCGGGGCCGGAGCCCAGAACGCCATCGGCACCGCCGTAACCGGCGGACTGCTCTCGGCCACCTTCATCGACCTGATCTTCATCCCGTTTTTCTTTGTCCTGGTCTCAAGACTCTTTGCCAGGAAACGGGCGGAGCAACCTTCCGTAGAACCGGCAACCGCTACCCCCGCCCCGGAGGGATCTTGA
- a CDS encoding class I SAM-dependent methyltransferase — translation MERTINNRSQVLEQISKEASLSPAGEETINPLKSQRTNYMENAQRKTIIKETFNTVSEAYDSKALRFFPESAKYLASTLCLHGNERVIDIATGTGNAALALSAYLPHGSVKGIDFSSGMLAQARKKAELQNVRNVEFLEMDMQDIDLAEARFDVATCAFGIFFVEDMDTQLAQIASLVRDGGTIAICNFQESYFNPLRDLMIKRLTDYHVQLPPQTWKRIATEAGCRVLFEKAGIRDIRVEQKNMGYYLADASEWWDLIWNAGFRGMLKQLQPDVLERFRQEHMQEVAELATKDGIWLDIGVLYTIGTK, via the coding sequence ATGGAAAGAACCATAAACAACAGGAGCCAAGTGTTGGAACAGATATCGAAGGAAGCATCACTGTCGCCTGCCGGTGAGGAAACCATCAACCCGTTGAAAAGCCAAAGGACAAACTATATGGAAAACGCGCAACGCAAGACCATTATCAAAGAAACCTTCAATACCGTCTCCGAAGCATACGACAGCAAGGCGCTCCGTTTTTTTCCCGAAAGCGCCAAATACCTTGCATCCACCTTATGCCTGCACGGTAATGAACGGGTAATCGATATTGCGACCGGTACGGGCAACGCCGCGTTGGCGCTATCCGCGTATCTTCCGCACGGCTCTGTGAAAGGGATTGATTTCTCTTCGGGAATGCTGGCGCAGGCACGAAAAAAAGCCGAGTTACAGAATGTCCGAAATGTCGAGTTCCTCGAAATGGATATGCAGGATATCGATCTTGCCGAGGCCCGATTTGACGTGGCAACATGCGCTTTCGGAATCTTTTTCGTCGAAGACATGGATACCCAGCTTGCGCAGATCGCTTCACTGGTCAGGGACGGCGGGACAATTGCCATCTGCAATTTCCAGGAGAGCTACTTCAACCCGCTCAGAGACCTCATGATAAAGCGGCTGACCGATTACCATGTGCAACTGCCACCCCAGACCTGGAAGCGGATCGCCACTGAGGCGGGATGCAGAGTGCTTTTCGAGAAGGCGGGCATTCGGGATATCAGGGTGGAACAGAAGAACATGGGCTATTATCTGGCAGACGCGAGCGAGTGGTGGGATCTGATATGGAACGCCGGGTTTCGCGGTATGCTGAAGCAACTTCAGCCGGATGTTCTGGAGCGCTTCCGACAGGAGCATATGCAGGAAGTTGCCGAACTCGCGACCAAAGATGGTATATGGCTTGATATAGGCGTGCTTTACACAATTGGAACAAAGTAG
- a CDS encoding ATP-binding protein has translation MNSIKRSILDTVISRLQHEQIVALTGARQTGKTTLCEVQLPKLLNLPFTYISFDDPDERLRFQRSAVSILESITTPLVVLDEVQKIPQLFDPLKLVVDRECKKPVAERKRFVMTGSSQLLMMKNIQETLAGRVALCQMYPFSLHELTSDGEPPFLSRIWRDHAVSRQDVERLQLASPQRLRTLRKVRDEHQLWGGYPPVWQRTGDTARLNWLKDYRKTYLERDIADVGQVANIDTFALAQKLLCSRTANLLSISEVARGLGVAVNTLKRYLELLTMSFQCYLLSPWHENVGKRLIKSPKLYFPDMGVNRAVLGELSVSRGAAYESWVCAELLKWKQLQPLEPELYFYRTAAGLEVDFLLADERGIIPIEAKSSERVTSTDARSVEMFLAEHPKAAHVGLVVYPGNEIVELRKNVWGVPDWYLFGAL, from the coding sequence ATGAACTCTATCAAACGTTCCATACTCGACACCGTAATCTCCCGTTTGCAACATGAGCAGATTGTAGCCCTGACCGGCGCTCGCCAGACCGGCAAGACTACCCTCTGCGAAGTGCAGCTTCCCAAGCTGCTTAATCTTCCCTTTACCTACATATCATTCGACGATCCCGACGAACGGCTCCGTTTTCAGCGTTCTGCAGTGTCGATCCTTGAAAGCATCACAACGCCGCTGGTGGTGCTTGACGAGGTGCAGAAGATCCCTCAGCTGTTTGATCCACTGAAACTGGTGGTGGATCGGGAATGCAAAAAGCCGGTCGCCGAGCGCAAGCGCTTCGTGATGACCGGATCCTCGCAACTGCTGATGATGAAGAACATCCAAGAGACCCTGGCCGGTCGGGTGGCACTCTGCCAGATGTACCCGTTCTCGCTGCATGAGCTGACCAGCGATGGCGAACCGCCATTCCTTTCCCGGATATGGCGTGATCACGCTGTTTCACGCCAGGATGTGGAGCGACTGCAACTGGCTTCGCCGCAACGGTTGCGCACCCTGAGGAAGGTGCGGGATGAGCATCAATTGTGGGGCGGTTATCCACCGGTATGGCAACGCACAGGTGACACTGCGCGGCTAAACTGGCTCAAGGATTATCGCAAAACTTACCTGGAACGCGATATTGCCGATGTGGGGCAGGTAGCGAACATTGATACCTTTGCCCTGGCGCAGAAGCTTCTGTGCAGCCGTACCGCCAACTTGCTCTCAATTAGCGAGGTGGCGCGGGGTCTGGGAGTGGCGGTCAATACGCTCAAGCGTTATCTGGAGCTGTTGACCATGTCGTTCCAGTGCTATCTGCTCTCCCCCTGGCACGAGAACGTCGGCAAACGCCTGATCAAGAGTCCGAAGCTCTATTTCCCCGATATGGGGGTGAACCGGGCCGTATTGGGAGAACTCTCCGTCAGTCGCGGCGCGGCCTACGAGAGTTGGGTCTGTGCCGAACTGCTGAAGTGGAAACAACTTCAGCCGCTGGAACCGGAGCTGTATTTTTACCGTACTGCTGCCGGGTTAGAGGTGGATTTTCTCCTGGCCGACGAACGGGGTATCATTCCCATCGAAGCCAAGTCCTCTGAGCGCGTGACCAGCACTGATGCCAGGAGCGTGGAGATGTTCTTGGCGGAGCATCCGAAAGCTGCGCACGTCGGGCTGGTGGTCTATCCGGGTAACGAAATAGTCGAGTTGCGCAAAAACGTTTGGGGCGTTCCTGACTGGTATCTGTTTGGGGCGTTATAG
- a CDS encoding RNA polymerase sigma factor, with product MDDDIIIKRIQDGDVDAYALLVRKYHRNLLAFIFRIVRDPHLAEDIGQEVFLNVYKELPRFDLSRGTPFPAWLCIVARNQCISELRKQGRMELVPVEQFYQLAAGGETAEAALIRREDHEALAATLAELPEPFQSTILMSLQGATLDDIARSCGVPQATVKTRLFRAKEKIKLLLKEHFGGVGHERRI from the coding sequence ATGGACGATGACATCATAATCAAGCGCATTCAAGACGGAGACGTCGATGCCTATGCCCTGCTCGTTCGTAAGTACCACCGCAACCTGCTTGCGTTCATCTTCCGTATCGTCAGAGACCCCCATCTGGCGGAGGATATCGGCCAGGAGGTGTTTCTGAACGTATATAAGGAACTGCCGCGCTTCGACCTCAGCCGTGGAACCCCATTTCCGGCCTGGCTCTGTATCGTCGCACGCAATCAGTGCATCAGCGAGTTGCGGAAGCAGGGCCGCATGGAACTCGTGCCGGTGGAACAGTTTTATCAACTCGCCGCCGGCGGGGAAACAGCGGAGGCTGCGCTGATCAGGCGGGAAGATCATGAAGCGCTGGCGGCCACATTGGCGGAGCTTCCCGAGCCGTTCCAATCCACCATCCTCATGAGCCTCCAAGGGGCAACGCTTGACGATATCGCCCGCAGCTGCGGCGTGCCGCAGGCCACGGTAAAGACCCGGCTGTTTCGGGCCAAGGAAAAGATAAAGCTCTTGCTGAAAGAGCATTTCGGAGGTGTCGGCCATGAACGAAGAATTTAA
- the blaOXA gene encoding class D beta-lactamase, producing the protein MPRTFSFFALLLFTLTSSAFAEDAGIARLFKEKNIRGTIVISSLDGATTYSHNDERAATRMLPASTFKIPNTLIALEEGAIADEKVLKWDGTDKGVAAWNKDQTLESAFKSSCIWFYQDLARRVGTERYNAWLAKLQYGNGQAGPELSNFWLEGALRISAQEQIAFLKRLYRREFPFKASSYELLRKLMIIEQTPAYTLRTKTGIVGWGQKVSPQIGWYVGYLETGGKVWFFAMNMEIARPEDGRLRQELTMAALRQKGILK; encoded by the coding sequence ATGCCCCGTACTTTCTCATTTTTCGCCCTTCTCTTGTTTACCCTGACCTCCTCCGCCTTTGCTGAAGACGCCGGCATCGCCCGGCTGTTCAAGGAAAAAAACATCCGGGGAACGATAGTCATCTCGTCACTGGATGGCGCGACCACTTACAGCCACAACGACGAACGCGCCGCCACCCGGATGCTCCCCGCCTCCACCTTCAAGATCCCCAATACCCTGATTGCGCTGGAGGAGGGGGCCATTGCCGATGAGAAAGTGTTGAAATGGGATGGCACGGACAAAGGTGTGGCGGCCTGGAACAAGGACCAGACGCTTGAAAGCGCCTTCAAATCCTCGTGTATCTGGTTTTACCAGGATCTGGCCCGGCGGGTGGGCACGGAACGCTACAACGCCTGGCTGGCGAAGCTACAGTACGGCAACGGACAGGCTGGGCCGGAGCTGAGCAACTTCTGGCTGGAAGGGGCTTTGCGGATCAGCGCCCAGGAGCAGATCGCCTTTCTGAAACGGTTGTATCGCCGGGAGTTCCCCTTCAAGGCCTCTTCCTACGAACTGCTGCGCAAACTGATGATCATTGAGCAGACCCCCGCCTACACCCTGCGGACAAAGACCGGGATAGTCGGCTGGGGGCAGAAGGTTTCACCCCAGATCGGCTGGTATGTGGGTTATCTGGAAACTGGCGGCAAGGTCTGGTTTTTCGCCATGAACATGGAGATTGCCAGGCCCGAAGATGGGCGGCTTCGGCAAGAGCTGACGATGGCGGCGCTGCGGCAGAAGGGGATTCTGAAATAG
- a CDS encoding AraC family transcriptional regulator has protein sequence MVKKGSDHSTTQRYRLSANVRFKKQQARNSAAHRKDATVMFGKEGYVVRPSTTNSYQERLNRVLIHIQKNLDEPLTIERLAEVACLSPFHFHRIFSAHVGETVTGYVRRLRLERAATRIAFTGESVTDTALGVGYETPAAFTRAFRERFGMSPSEFRGQQRETILSFAENSTAKEIIVMKPEMREFSKTKVLFVRRTGAYGEAATAAWEALMGFAYKNRLMTGETLMVGIGHDDPAITAEEKIRYDACVTFSGDVKPEGEVGIQTIAGGRYAVFLHKGAYTGLPEIYRNIFAGWLATSGCTLRDQPCFEVYLNRDPRRTKPENLRTEIWVPVV, from the coding sequence ATGGTTAAGAAGGGAAGCGACCACAGTACGACACAGCGCTATCGTCTTTCCGCCAACGTACGCTTTAAAAAACAGCAAGCACGGAATAGCGCCGCTCATCGTAAAGATGCTACGGTGATGTTCGGCAAGGAGGGATACGTAGTGCGCCCCAGCACCACCAACAGCTATCAGGAACGTCTGAACCGGGTTCTGATCCACATCCAGAAGAACCTGGACGAACCGCTTACCATCGAACGGTTGGCCGAGGTTGCCTGCCTCTCTCCGTTCCACTTCCATCGCATCTTCAGCGCCCATGTAGGGGAGACTGTGACCGGGTACGTGCGCCGGTTGCGCCTGGAACGGGCCGCTACGAGGATCGCCTTCACAGGCGAAAGCGTGACGGATACGGCTCTGGGGGTGGGGTACGAGACGCCGGCAGCTTTTACCCGCGCCTTTCGCGAGCGGTTCGGCATGAGTCCCAGCGAGTTCCGTGGACAGCAGCGTGAAACGATTCTTTCCTTTGCCGAAAATTCGACTGCGAAGGAGATAATTGTCATGAAACCAGAGATGAGGGAGTTTTCGAAAACCAAGGTGCTGTTCGTGAGGCGGACCGGAGCGTATGGAGAGGCTGCCACGGCCGCCTGGGAGGCGCTCATGGGCTTTGCCTACAAAAATCGCCTGATGACCGGCGAGACGCTGATGGTCGGTATCGGTCACGACGACCCGGCTATCACGGCAGAGGAGAAGATCCGCTATGACGCCTGTGTCACCTTTTCCGGGGATGTGAAGCCGGAAGGGGAAGTGGGGATCCAGACCATTGCCGGGGGTCGCTATGCCGTGTTTCTGCACAAGGGGGCATACACCGGGCTGCCGGAGATTTACCGGAACATCTTCGCCGGCTGGCTTGCGACCAGTGGGTGCACCCTGCGTGACCAACCATGCTTCGAGGTTTACCTGAACCGCGACCCGCGCCGGACCAAGCCGGAGAATCTGCGCACCGAGATCTGGGTGCCGGTCGTGTAG
- the lepB gene encoding signal peptidase I has translation MTDATATAPLNEATTKVKSKFREYAESIIWAIVLAFIIRSCVVQAFKIPSGSMENTLAVGDHLFVNKFIYGIKLPFTDTRILTLRDPMRGDVMVFEYPEDRSKDFIKRVIGVPGDEILVRDKHVYVNGVLYKNPHEVHKEAAVLSRDMAPRDNFGPVRVPAGSYFMMGDNRDRSYDSRFWGFIKDSDIRGKAFIKYWSWDQASWRVRWGSIGRLIE, from the coding sequence ATGACTGACGCAACCGCAACCGCGCCCCTGAACGAGGCCACCACCAAAGTAAAATCCAAATTCCGCGAATATGCCGAATCGATCATCTGGGCGATCGTCCTGGCGTTCATCATCAGGTCCTGCGTGGTGCAGGCCTTCAAGATCCCGTCCGGCTCCATGGAGAATACACTTGCCGTCGGCGACCATCTTTTCGTGAACAAGTTCATCTACGGCATCAAGCTCCCCTTTACCGATACGCGGATATTGACGCTCCGCGACCCGATGCGCGGCGACGTGATGGTGTTCGAATACCCGGAGGACCGCTCCAAGGACTTTATCAAGCGGGTGATCGGCGTTCCGGGTGACGAGATCCTTGTGCGGGACAAGCATGTGTACGTGAACGGGGTGCTCTATAAGAATCCCCACGAAGTCCACAAGGAAGCGGCGGTTTTGTCTCGGGATATGGCACCGCGAGACAATTTCGGACCGGTGCGGGTCCCGGCCGGATCCTATTTCATGATGGGGGATAACCGGGATCGCTCCTATGACAGCCGCTTCTGGGGATTCATCAAGGATAGCGACATCAGGGGGAAGGCGTTCATCAAGTACTGGTCATGGGACCAGGCTTCGTGGCGGGTGCGCTGGGGGAGCATTGGGCGGTTGATAGAGTAG
- a CDS encoding efflux RND transporter periplasmic adaptor subunit, which yields MQNKCRTKLIIVAGLLVAGVMVTGCGKKTNAGGPPPSGPPEVGVVVVQPESVSLTTELPGRTSPQLIAEVRPQVGGIIQKRLFTEGSDVKAGQVLYQIDPATYQAAFASAKAAEARAEANLVPARLKEGRFHDLVKIKAVSQQDYDDASASLKLAEADLASSRAAVETARINLAYTKVTAPISGRIGRSTVTNGALVTASQPAALATIQQLDSMYVDVTQSSADLLKLKQNLASGLLKSGGASQARVKLLLEDGSAYPLPGTLKFSEVTVDQSTGSVTLRAIFPNPKQTLLPGMFVRAILEEGVNENAILVPQRGVTRNPQGEAMVMAIGAGEKVEPRPIKVVRTVGDNWLVSDGLKAGDRVILEGLQKAKPGTPVKAVQFAAKPAAPAAVAVNK from the coding sequence ATGCAAAACAAGTGCAGAACCAAACTGATCATCGTCGCGGGGCTGCTGGTTGCCGGAGTAATGGTGACCGGATGCGGAAAGAAAACCAATGCCGGCGGCCCGCCGCCAAGCGGCCCACCCGAGGTGGGAGTGGTTGTTGTCCAGCCGGAGAGTGTGTCGCTTACTACGGAATTGCCGGGCCGCACCTCACCCCAACTGATTGCCGAAGTGCGCCCCCAGGTGGGGGGAATTATCCAGAAGCGCCTGTTCACCGAAGGGTCCGATGTGAAAGCGGGCCAGGTGCTCTACCAGATCGATCCCGCCACCTACCAGGCAGCCTTCGCCAGCGCAAAGGCTGCCGAGGCCCGGGCCGAAGCAAATCTCGTCCCGGCCAGGCTGAAGGAGGGGCGTTTCCATGATCTGGTGAAGATCAAGGCGGTGAGCCAGCAGGACTATGACGACGCAAGTGCCTCACTCAAGCTGGCCGAGGCCGATCTGGCTTCCAGCAGGGCTGCGGTGGAAACCGCCCGCATCAACCTGGCCTATACCAAGGTAACTGCCCCCATCTCCGGTCGAATCGGCCGTTCGACCGTGACCAATGGCGCCCTGGTAACCGCCAGCCAGCCTGCAGCGCTGGCCACCATCCAGCAGCTCGATTCCATGTATGTGGATGTCACCCAGTCCAGTGCAGACCTGTTGAAACTGAAGCAGAACCTGGCCAGCGGCCTGCTGAAGAGCGGCGGCGCCAGCCAGGCGCGGGTAAAGCTGTTGCTGGAGGACGGCAGCGCCTATCCGTTGCCGGGCACCCTGAAGTTTTCGGAAGTGACCGTTGACCAGAGTACCGGCTCAGTCACCCTGCGGGCGATCTTCCCCAACCCGAAGCAGACCCTGCTGCCGGGCATGTTTGTCCGCGCAATTCTGGAGGAGGGGGTAAACGAGAACGCCATCCTTGTCCCACAACGTGGCGTGACCCGTAATCCGCAAGGTGAAGCCATGGTCATGGCGATAGGGGCCGGGGAGAAGGTAGAGCCACGCCCCATCAAGGTTGTCCGGACGGTTGGCGACAACTGGCTGGTGAGCGACGGGTTGAAGGCGGGGGATCGCGTCATACTGGAGGGGCTGCAAAAGGCGAAACCGGGGACGCCGGTCAAGGCCGTGCAGTTCGCAGCCAAGCCTGCTGCACCGGCTGCCGTTGCGGTAAATAAATAA
- a CDS encoding TetR/AcrR family transcriptional regulator → MTKPDKRDEIVRAALELIAEYGFHGAPMAMIADRAGVGAGTIYRYFENKDVLITELYREVEEKLYAVLLEGYATEKPFRERFLHLGTALLRYFIQNPLHFRYLEQFHNSPYGVAFRRDKILGKKGECDVFRELFEDGISQQVMKDLPLPVLFALAFGPLLTVARDHILSFISLDDALIARIVDACWDGIRR, encoded by the coding sequence ATGACAAAGCCAGACAAACGTGACGAGATAGTCCGTGCTGCTTTGGAACTTATTGCCGAATACGGTTTTCACGGCGCCCCCATGGCGATGATCGCCGACCGGGCCGGAGTGGGGGCCGGGACGATCTACCGCTACTTCGAGAACAAGGACGTGCTGATCACCGAGCTCTACCGGGAGGTGGAAGAGAAGCTCTACGCGGTTCTCCTGGAGGGATACGCGACGGAAAAACCGTTCAGGGAGCGGTTTCTTCACCTCGGCACGGCGCTGTTGCGCTACTTCATCCAGAATCCTCTCCATTTCCGCTACCTGGAGCAGTTTCACAACTCCCCCTACGGCGTGGCGTTTCGCCGGGACAAGATTCTGGGAAAAAAGGGCGAGTGCGACGTTTTCCGCGAGCTTTTCGAGGATGGGATCTCCCAACAGGTGATGAAGGATCTCCCCCTTCCCGTCCTCTTTGCCCTGGCCTTCGGCCCGCTCCTGACCGTGGCGCGGGACCATATCCTCAGCTTCATCTCGCTGGACGATGCCTTGATCGCCCGGATCGTGGACGCCTGCTGGGACGGGATCAGGAGATAG